A region from the Panicum hallii strain FIL2 chromosome 1, PHallii_v3.1, whole genome shotgun sequence genome encodes:
- the LOC112901362 gene encoding probable lipid phosphate phosphatase beta, with amino-acid sequence MAPATTPPSAPAKSALLGGLAGLDAAVSLRLHALFLPVPRLLLKALEVAGDGRIWLPVPISLLLLSASPANASGAVSPLLAGLVVGLVIDLAFVGLVKVVVRRPRPAYNAKDMYVAVAADHWSFPSGHSSRAFLVAAFLAGGGFQPREALFLWAAATSASRVLLGRHYVLDVVAGAFLGVFEAWLSNLLLRFMCAQNTFLVC; translated from the coding sequence ATGGCCCCCGCGACCACCCCGCCGTCGGCGCCGGCGAAGTCCGCCCTCCTGGGCGGCCTCGCGGGGCTGGACGCGGCCGTGTCCCTCCGCCTCCACGCGCTCTTCCTCCCGGTGCCGCGCCTCCTCCTCAAGGCGCTcgaggtcgccggcgacggCCGCATCTGGCTCCCCGTCCCCATCTCCCTGCTCCTCCTCTCGGCCTCCCCCGCCAACGCGTCCGGGGCGGTCTCCCCGCTCCTGGCCGGCCTCGTCGTGGGCCTTGTGATCGACCTCGCCTTCGTCGGCCTCGTCAAGGTCGTCgtccgccgcccacgcccggcGTACAACGCCAAGGACATgtacgtcgccgtcgccgccgaccacTGGTCCTTCCCCAGCGGACACTCCTCCCGCGCCTTCCTCGTGGCGGCcttcctcgccggcggcggcttccaGCCCCGCGAGGCGCTCTTCCTCTGGGCCGCCGCGACGTCGGCGTCCAGGGTGCTCCTTGGCCGGCACTACGTCCTCGACGTCGTCGCGGGGGCTTTCCTCGGCGTGTTCGAGGCCTGGCTCAGCAACTTGCTCTTGAGATTCATGTGCGCCCAGAACACATTTCTGGTGTGCTAA
- the LOC112874234 gene encoding uncharacterized protein LOC112874234, which produces MPEKPPPPRRRPTAAAAGSWVRSLHCKSMAADDVAARVAAPGPKRLHPLLPRAGCGSYGDALSHVSSSKHAGAARPQQGSKPSPEPGQKTKTKPASVVPPSPPPGPLGPVPALTELPAGHSSRQVVEIIFLSSWSSPLPVPVPQPPPNQPGAPTATSSSGAFPGVVEMLFRVHNPARAVARFEDYRAAVRARAGGAARSAADGNEMMRFSPAPPYGSSPFASTPSGGEDAPLIRTFDGSGGAHASGRGPAAGRRAMFLCRVIAGRVAEAGAGPKLKEHHDSVRFGGKGGELVVFDRHAVLPCFLIIYRL; this is translated from the coding sequence ATGCCGGAGaagcctccgccgccccgccgccgcccgacggcggcggcggcggggagctggGTCCGGTCCCTCCACTGCAAGTCCATGGCGGCCGACGACGTGGCCGCCAGGGTCGCGGCGCCGGGGCCCAAGAGGCTTCACCCGCTACTCCCGCGCGCCGGGTGCGGGAGCTACGGGGACGCTCTCAGCCACGTCTCCTCGTCGAAGCACGCCGGTGCGGCGAGGCCGCAGCAGGGGTCGAAGCCGAGTCCCGAGCCGGGCCAGAAGACCAAGACGAAGCCGGCCTCTGTCGTGCCGCCGTCGCCTCCCCCGGGTCCTCTCGGCCCGGTCCCGGCGCTCACCGAGCTCCCCGCTGGGCACTCGTCGCGGCAGGTGGTGGAGATCATCTTCCTCTCCTCGTGGTCGTCGCCGCTTCCGGTTCCGGttccgcagccgccgccgaaTCAGCCAGGAGCGCCCACCGccaccagcagcagcggcgCGTTCCCGGGCGTGGTGGAGATGCTGTTCCGCGTGCACAACCCGGCGCGCGCCGTGGCGCGCTTCGAGGACTACCGCGCCGCGGTGCGCGCCCGGGCCGGCGGGgccgcgcgcagcgccgccgACGGGAACGAGATGATGCGCTTCTCCCCTGCGCCGCCGTACGGCTCGTCGCCCTTCGCCTCCACaccgagcggcggcgaggaCGCCCCGCTCATCCGGACCttcgacggcagcggcggcgcgcacgCCAGCGGGCGCGGGcccgcggccgggcggcgggccATGTTCCTGTGCAGGGTCATCGCGGGCCGCGTGGCGGAGGCCGGGGCGGGTCCCAAGCTGAAGGAGCACCACGACTCCGTCCGGTTCGGCGGCAAGGGCGGCGAGCTGGTGGTGTTCGACCGCCACGCCGTGCTCCCGTGCTTCCTCATCATCTACAGGCTGTAA